In the genome of Pseudomonas sp. HS6, one region contains:
- the ptsP gene encoding phosphoenolpyruvate--protein phosphotransferase — translation MLELTVEQISMGQSAVDKTAALQLLASHLVADGLVADGYLAGLRAREAQGSTFLGQGIAIPHGTPETRDQVFATGVRLMQFPDGVDWGDGQIVYLAIGIAAKSDEHLRLLQLLTRALGETDLGQALRRASSPEALLKLLQGAPQELALDAQMIGLGVSADDFEELVWRGARLLRQADCVSNGFAGVLQQVEALPLGDGLWWLHSEQTVKRPGLAFVTPDKPMRYLGQPLSGLFCLASLGEAHQALLERLCALLIEGRGHELGRATSSRKVLEVLGGELPADWPSARIALANAHGLHARPAKILAQLAKSFDGEIRVRIVDGQDSAVSVKSLSKLLSLGARRGQVLEIIAEPSIAADALPALLAAIEEGLGEEVEPLPAVSQQREVIADIAEVLSAPASGSLLQAIPAAPGIAIGPAHIQVQQTIDYPLRGESAAIERERLKNALVEVRQDIQGLIERSKAKAIREIFITHQEMLDDPELTDEVDTRLKQGESAEAAWMAVIEAAAKQQESLQDALLAERAADLRDIGRRVLAQLCGVQSASEPEQPYILVMDEVGPSDVARLDPARVAGILTARGGATAHSAIVARALGIPALVGAGAAVLLLKPGTPLLLDGQRGRLHVDADAATLQRAAEERDTREQRLKAAAEQRHQPAHTTDGHAVEVFANIGESAGVISAVEQGAEGIGLLRTELIFMAHPQAPDEATQEAEYRRVLDGLAGRPLVVRTLDVGGDKPLPYWPIAKEENPFLGVRGIRLTLQRPQIMEAQLRALLRSADNRPLRIMFPMVGSVEEWRQARDMTERLRLEIPVADLQLGIMIEVPSAALLAPVLAKEVDFFSVGTNDLTQYTLAIDRGHPTLSAQADGLHPAVLQLIDITVRAAHAHGKWVGVCGELAADPLAVPVLVGLGVDELSVSGRSIAEVKARIRELSLTQTQNLAQQALAVGSANEVRALVEAL, via the coding sequence ATGCTCGAGCTCACTGTAGAGCAGATATCCATGGGCCAATCGGCTGTGGATAAAACCGCCGCCCTGCAATTGCTGGCCAGTCATCTGGTCGCTGATGGTCTCGTCGCCGACGGATACCTCGCCGGCTTGCGGGCCCGGGAGGCCCAGGGCTCGACTTTTCTTGGTCAGGGGATTGCGATCCCGCATGGCACGCCCGAAACCCGCGATCAGGTGTTCGCCACCGGCGTGCGACTGATGCAGTTTCCAGACGGCGTGGACTGGGGCGACGGCCAGATCGTCTATCTGGCCATCGGAATCGCAGCCAAATCCGACGAACATCTGCGCCTGCTGCAATTGCTGACCCGCGCCCTCGGTGAGACCGATCTGGGCCAGGCCCTGCGCCGCGCCAGCTCGCCCGAAGCGCTGCTGAAACTGCTGCAAGGTGCGCCACAGGAACTGGCGCTGGATGCACAGATGATCGGCCTCGGTGTCTCCGCCGACGATTTCGAAGAGCTGGTCTGGCGCGGTGCGCGTCTGCTGCGCCAGGCAGATTGCGTGAGCAATGGTTTTGCCGGGGTGTTGCAGCAAGTCGAAGCACTGCCACTGGGCGATGGCCTGTGGTGGCTGCACAGCGAACAGACCGTGAAGCGTCCGGGTCTGGCCTTCGTCACCCCGGACAAACCGATGCGCTACCTTGGCCAGCCGCTCAGCGGTCTGTTTTGCCTGGCCAGCCTCGGCGAAGCGCATCAGGCGTTGCTCGAGCGTTTGTGCGCATTGCTGATCGAAGGTCGCGGCCATGAACTCGGCCGCGCCACCAGCAGCCGAAAAGTCCTCGAAGTGCTCGGCGGTGAATTGCCTGCCGACTGGCCGAGTGCGCGGATTGCGCTGGCCAACGCCCATGGCTTGCATGCGCGACCGGCGAAAATCCTCGCGCAACTGGCGAAGAGTTTTGACGGCGAGATTCGTGTGCGTATCGTCGACGGTCAGGACAGCGCCGTATCGGTGAAGAGCCTGAGCAAACTGCTGAGCCTCGGCGCCCGTCGCGGTCAGGTGCTGGAAATCATCGCCGAACCGAGCATCGCCGCCGACGCCTTGCCGGCCTTGCTGGCGGCTATCGAAGAAGGCCTCGGCGAAGAAGTCGAACCGTTGCCGGCCGTGAGTCAGCAGCGCGAAGTCATTGCCGATATCGCCGAAGTCTTGAGCGCCCCGGCCTCCGGCAGCCTGCTGCAAGCGATTCCCGCCGCCCCCGGCATTGCCATCGGCCCGGCGCACATTCAGGTCCAGCAAACCATCGATTATCCGTTGCGTGGCGAGTCCGCCGCCATCGAGCGCGAACGTCTTAAAAACGCGCTGGTCGAGGTTCGTCAGGACATTCAGGGCCTGATCGAGCGCAGCAAGGCCAAGGCGATTCGCGAGATTTTCATTACCCACCAGGAAATGCTCGACGACCCGGAGCTCACCGACGAAGTCGACACCCGCCTCAAGCAGGGCGAAAGCGCCGAGGCGGCCTGGATGGCCGTGATCGAAGCCGCCGCGAAACAACAGGAATCCTTGCAGGACGCTTTGCTCGCCGAACGTGCTGCCGATCTGCGCGACATCGGTCGTCGAGTGCTGGCGCAACTGTGCGGCGTGCAGTCCGCCAGTGAGCCCGAGCAACCGTACATTCTGGTGATGGACGAGGTCGGTCCGTCCGACGTGGCACGGCTGGATCCGGCGCGGGTGGCGGGGATTCTCACCGCACGCGGCGGCGCCACCGCCCACAGTGCAATTGTTGCCCGCGCCTTGGGAATTCCGGCATTGGTCGGTGCAGGCGCTGCGGTATTGCTGCTGAAACCGGGCACGCCGTTGCTGCTCGACGGCCAGCGCGGTCGCCTGCATGTCGATGCCGATGCTGCGACCCTGCAACGCGCCGCCGAAGAACGCGACACACGCGAACAGCGTCTGAAAGCCGCCGCCGAACAACGCCATCAACCGGCACACACCACCGACGGCCACGCCGTGGAAGTGTTCGCCAACATCGGCGAAAGCGCTGGCGTGATCAGCGCGGTGGAGCAGGGTGCCGAAGGCATCGGCCTGCTGCGCACCGAACTGATTTTCATGGCCCACCCGCAGGCGCCGGACGAGGCGACTCAGGAAGCCGAATACCGCCGCGTCCTTGATGGCCTCGCCGGTCGACCGCTGGTGGTGCGCACCCTCGACGTCGGCGGCGACAAACCGCTGCCATATTGGCCGATCGCCAAGGAAGAAAACCCGTTCCTCGGTGTGCGCGGGATTCGCCTGACCTTGCAGCGTCCGCAGATCATGGAAGCGCAGTTACGCGCCTTGCTGCGCTCGGCGGACAACCGTCCGCTGCGGATCATGTTCCCGATGGTCGGCAGCGTCGAGGAGTGGCGTCAGGCTCGCGACATGACCGAGCGTCTGCGCCTGGAAATCCCGGTCGCCGACCTGCAACTGGGGATCATGATCGAAGTGCCGTCCGCCGCATTGCTGGCGCCGGTGCTGGCCAAAGAGGTCGACTTCTTCAGCGTCGGCACCAACGATCTGACCCAGTACACGCTGGCGATCGACCGTGGTCATCCGACCCTGTCCGCCCAGGCTGACGGCCTGCACCCGGCGGTGCTGCAACTGATCGACATCACCGTGCGCGCGGCCCATGCCCACGGCAAATGGGTCGGCGTCTGTGGCGAACTGGCGGCGGACCCGCTGGCGGTGCCGGTGCTGGTCGGCCTCGGTGTGGATGAACTGAGTGTGTCCGGGCGCAGCATCGCCGAGGTCAAGGCGCGCATCCGCGAACTC